The sequence below is a genomic window from Halostella salina.
CCGTGAGCGACACGGAGATCCGCGAACTCGACGAGTCGACGGTCCAGCGGATCGCCGCCGGCGAGGTGGTCGAGCGCCCCGCCAGCGCGGTGAAGGAACTGGTCGAGAACAGCCTCGACGCGGACGCCTCCCGGGTCGACGTCGAGGTTGAGCGCGGCGGGATCGACGGCATCGTCGTCAGCGACGACGGCGTCGGGATGAGCGAGGCCGACGTACGGGCGGCGGTCCGGGAACACACGACCAGCAAGATCGACGGGCTGGACGATCTGGAGTCGGGCCTGACGACGCTCGGCTTCCGCGGCGAGGCGCTCCACACCATCGGCGCGGTCTCACGGCTGACGATCACCACGAAGGCCCGCGACGGTGACGGCGCGGCGACCGAACTGCGCTACGAGGGCGGCGAGGTGGTCGACGTCTCGCCCGCCGGCCGGCCGCCCGGAACGACCGTCGAAGTCGACGACCTGTTCTACAACACGCCCGCCCGGCGGAAGTACCTCAAGACCGAGGCGACGGAGTTCGCCCACGTCAACCGCGTCGTCACGCGGTACGCGCTGGCGAACCCGGACGTGGCCGTGTCGCTGACCCACGACGGCCGCGAGACGTTCTCGACGACCGGGCAGGGCGACCTCCGCTCGGCCGTCCTCTCGGTGTACGGCCGCGAGGTCGCCGAGGCGATGATCGAGGTGCCGGGCGACGACCTCCCAACCGGCCCCCTGTCGGGCGTCTCCGGCTACGTCAGCCACCCCGAGACGAACCGCTCGGGCCGGGAGTACGTCTCCACGTTCATCAACGGCCGCTACGTGACCGCCGACGCCGTCCGCGAGGCCGTACTGGAGGCGTACGGCGGCCAGCTGGCGGCGGACCGCTACCCCTTCGTCGTGCTGTTCCTCGACGTGCCGCCCGAGTCGGTCGACGTGAACGTTCACCCCCGAAAGATGGAGGCGCGCTTCGACGACGAGGCCGGCCTGCGCCGGCAGGTCGAGACCGCCGTCGAGGACGCGCTGCTGGACCACGGACTCGTGCGCTCCGGCGCGCCACGCGGCCGCTCCGCGCCGGACGAGGCGACGGTGCGGTCCGAGGACAGCACGGTTGACGGCGACACGGCGGCCGACGACAACGGCGATACCGCCAGCCGATCCGGGTCTGCCTCGGAGCAGTCGGCCGGCGACGCTGGCGAGGGCGCGGCCACCACGTCCACGCCGGCGACGGCCGCCAACACGGCCACCTCCCCCGAGACGGCCACGAACGAAGACACACCCACTACCCCCGAAACGGCAACGCCCGCCAGCCCCGGATCGGGCGAAGGCGCGACCGAGACCGCCGACGGCGGAGACGTGGGAGCCGACCCGGCCGGGAGCACGGACGATCCGGCGGATCCGGGCGTCGCGGGCGAGTCGACCGCCGGAACCGACCCGTCGCCGGCCCACGGTGCGGCGGAACCGAGCGATCCAGACGGCACCGCCGACGACACGAGCGCCGACCCGTCCGACGCCGCCGAAGAGACGGACAGCGCGGCGTTCGAGCCCGACGCTGCCGACAAGTTCGACGGCCCGACCGAACAGCAGACCCTGACGGGCGGCACGGTCGACCGGACCCGCGAGTACGACAGCCTGCCGTCGATGCGCGTGCTCGGGCAGTTCCGGGACACGTACGTCGTCGCCGAGACGGACGCGGGGCTGGCGCTGGTCGACCAGCACGCGGCCGACGAGCGGGTGAACTACGAGCGCCTCCGCGAGGCGTTCGCCGGCGACACGACCGCCCAGTCGCTGGCCGAGCCGGTCGAAGTCGAACTGACCGCGGGGGAGGCGGCGCTGTTCGATGACTACGCCGACGCGCTCGCGAGCCTCGGCTTCTACGCGGAGCGGACGGACGACCGGAGCGTCGAGGTGACCACGGTTCCGGCGGTGTTCGACGAGACGCTGGACCCCGAGCGCCTGCGCGACGTGCTCGCGTCGTTCGTCGAGACGGCCGAGGACGCGTCGGGTCGCGAGACGGTGGAGTCGCTGGCCGACGAGTTCATCGCCGACCTGGCCTGCTACCCCTCGGTGACGGGCAACACGTCGCTCACGGAGGGCGCGGTGACGGACCTGCTGGCGGCGCTCGACGACTGCGAGAACCCCTACGCCTGCCCGCACGGCCGGCCCGTCGTGATCGAACTCGACGCGGAGGAACTCGGCGACCGGTTCGAGCGGGACTATCCGGGCCACGGCGGGCGGCGAGCGGACTGATCGATCGGGGGAACTTATACCGGACCCGCTCGTTTGCGGGCGTATGAACCACCCGACTGAACGCCAGCGAGCCGACATCCACCGGACGCTCGGGGTGTGGCCATGAGCGACCTCGTCACCTTCGGCGAGACGATGCTCCGGCTCTCGCCGCCCGGCAACGAACGGCTGGAGACGACGGACGAACTGGAGTTCCGCGCCGCCGGCGCGGAGAGCAACGTCGCCGTCGCGGCCGAGCGCCTCGGTGCGGTGTCGACGTGGATGTCGAAGCTCCCCGACTCGCCGCTGGGCCGGCGCGTCGACAACGGCCTGCGCGGCTACGGCATCGACACGGAAGTCGTCTGGTCCGAGGACGGCCGGCAGGGGACGTACTACCTCGAACACGGCGGCCAGCCCCGCGGCACGAACGTCATCTACGACCGCGAGAACGCGGCGGTCACGACCGCCTCGGCCGAGGAGTTCGACCTGAGCGTCGTCCGGGACGCCCGGGCGTTCTACACGAGCGGGATCACGCCCGCGCTGTCGGACACCCTGCGCGACACGACGGCGAACCTCCTCCAGGTCGCCAAGAAAGCGGGGACGACGACGGCGTTCGACCTGAACTACCGGTCGAAGCTCTGGTCGACCGAGGCGGCCCGACAGACGGTGACCAAGCTGTTCCAGCTGGTCGACGTGCTCGTGATCCCGCTTCGGGACGCCGAGCGCGTGCTCGATTACGAGGGCAGCGCCTCCGAACTGGCCCACCACCTCGCCTCGAAGTACGAGTTCCAGACCGTGCTCGTCACACAGGGCGAGCACGGCTCCGTCGCCTGGCACGACAACGTGGTCCACGACCAGAACGCGTACGAGGCCGACACCGTCGACGCCATCGGCACGGGCGACGCCTTCGTCGGCGGGTTCCTCGGCCGGCGGCTCTCCGGCGACGACGTACCGCAGGCGCTCAAGTACGCGGCCGCGACCGCGTCGCTCAAACGCACCATCCCGGGCGACGTGGCCGCCGTGACGAAAACGGAAGTCGAGGCAGTCATCGGCGACGAACTCAACCAGATATCGCGGTAAGCCGGGTCGCCTCCGTCGTTCTCTCCGGTCGTGTCCGTCCGGCGCACGGCCCCCCGAACCGATAAGCCGCCGGGCGACGGACCGGTTCGTATGCCACACGTCGCCATTATCGGAGCCTACGGCAGCGCTGGCGTCGCCGTCGCCGGGGAACTCGCCGACGACCCCGACGTCGAACTGACGCTGATCGACGACGGCGACCCCGGCGGCGGGCTCTGCATTCTCCGGGGCTGTATGCCGTCCAAGGAAGTCATCTCGGCGGGCGCACACCGCTTTCAGGCCCGCCACGACCACCGGCTGGTCGGCGACCTCCCCGACGTCGACCTGGAGCGCGTCGTCGAGACGAAAAACGACCACGTGCTCGGCTTCGCCGAACACCGTCGGGCGGCGGTCCACGACCTGGCCGAGCGCGACGACGTGACCTTCCTCCGTGAGACGGCGCGGTTCGTCGACGACCACACGATCGCCGTCGGCAACCACACCGTCGAGGCTGACTACGTCGTGATCGCGACGGGGTCGACCGTCAACGTCCCCGACATCGAGGGGATCGACGAGGTGGACTACATGACCAGCGCGGACGTGCTCGACGCGACGAGCCTGCCCGACAGCGGCGTCGTCATGGGCTTTGGCTACGTCGGCCTCGAACTCGTCCCGTACCTCGCGGAGGCCGGGACGGAGCTGACCGTGATCGAACACGACGAGCGCCCCATCGACGAGGCCGACCCCGAGTACGGCGACGAACTGCTCGACATCTACGAGGAGAACTGGGACGTCGAGATACTCACCGAGACGTACGAGGATCGGCTCCAACCGACCGACGACGGCGGCGTCCGCCTGCACGTCGACCGCGACGGCGAGCGAGAGGCCGTCGAGGCCGACGAGCTCTTCCTGTTCACCGGCCGGCGACCCAACCTCGACGGGCTGGGGCTGGAGAACACGGCG
It includes:
- the mutL gene encoding DNA mismatch repair endonuclease MutL, which encodes MSDTEIRELDESTVQRIAAGEVVERPASAVKELVENSLDADASRVDVEVERGGIDGIVVSDDGVGMSEADVRAAVREHTTSKIDGLDDLESGLTTLGFRGEALHTIGAVSRLTITTKARDGDGAATELRYEGGEVVDVSPAGRPPGTTVEVDDLFYNTPARRKYLKTEATEFAHVNRVVTRYALANPDVAVSLTHDGRETFSTTGQGDLRSAVLSVYGREVAEAMIEVPGDDLPTGPLSGVSGYVSHPETNRSGREYVSTFINGRYVTADAVREAVLEAYGGQLAADRYPFVVLFLDVPPESVDVNVHPRKMEARFDDEAGLRRQVETAVEDALLDHGLVRSGAPRGRSAPDEATVRSEDSTVDGDTAADDNGDTASRSGSASEQSAGDAGEGAATTSTPATAANTATSPETATNEDTPTTPETATPASPGSGEGATETADGGDVGADPAGSTDDPADPGVAGESTAGTDPSPAHGAAEPSDPDGTADDTSADPSDAAEETDSAAFEPDAADKFDGPTEQQTLTGGTVDRTREYDSLPSMRVLGQFRDTYVVAETDAGLALVDQHAADERVNYERLREAFAGDTTAQSLAEPVEVELTAGEAALFDDYADALASLGFYAERTDDRSVEVTTVPAVFDETLDPERLRDVLASFVETAEDASGRETVESLADEFIADLACYPSVTGNTSLTEGAVTDLLAALDDCENPYACPHGRPVVIELDAEELGDRFERDYPGHGGRRAD
- the kdgK1 gene encoding bifunctional 2-dehydro-3-deoxygluconokinase/2-dehydro-3-deoxygalactonokinase; translated protein: MSDLVTFGETMLRLSPPGNERLETTDELEFRAAGAESNVAVAAERLGAVSTWMSKLPDSPLGRRVDNGLRGYGIDTEVVWSEDGRQGTYYLEHGGQPRGTNVIYDRENAAVTTASAEEFDLSVVRDARAFYTSGITPALSDTLRDTTANLLQVAKKAGTTTAFDLNYRSKLWSTEAARQTVTKLFQLVDVLVIPLRDAERVLDYEGSASELAHHLASKYEFQTVLVTQGEHGSVAWHDNVVHDQNAYEADTVDAIGTGDAFVGGFLGRRLSGDDVPQALKYAAATASLKRTIPGDVAAVTKTEVEAVIGDELNQISR
- a CDS encoding dihydrolipoyl dehydrogenase family protein, with product MPHVAIIGAYGSAGVAVAGELADDPDVELTLIDDGDPGGGLCILRGCMPSKEVISAGAHRFQARHDHRLVGDLPDVDLERVVETKNDHVLGFAEHRRAAVHDLAERDDVTFLRETARFVDDHTIAVGNHTVEADYVVIATGSTVNVPDIEGIDEVDYMTSADVLDATSLPDSGVVMGFGYVGLELVPYLAEAGTELTVIEHDERPIDEADPEYGDELLDIYEENWDVEILTETYEDRLQPTDDGGVRLHVDRDGEREAVEADELFLFTGRRPNLDGLGLENTALDPESGWVADTMQARDDERTFVVGDVNGHEPILHVAKEQGFQAAENLLAHARGEELTPYENVHHHVIFSGLGVYPYVRVGHSAGAAERRGIDHVAVTRAASDDGVFKSKDVPEGRATLVVDPDDGTVLGYQGLHYHADVMAKTMQLAVEMELDVREIPDRAYHPTTPEIIDGLVRDAAEQVGE